The Pirellulimonas nuda genome includes a region encoding these proteins:
- a CDS encoding DUF1549 and DUF1553 domain-containing protein: MRPKVTRGKKLRYGIAALLAACLAPCAGAQEDAAAYVRLDVYPPQVTLHWRGQTQRLVAVATRADGVTQDVTDEVAWGSDAEGVQVEGGLVRAAGAGAARVRAELGGLSAELDLQAASDNAAPPTSFCCDVMPVLTRAGCNSGGCHGSSRGKDGFRMSLFGFDPAGDHFRLTREEATRRVNLALPEESLVLKKATGAVPHTGGKLFDQDSQYYQALRDWIAGGAANDVADALAVESVELFPPRIVLEGAGAEQRLVAVAHYSDGTSRDVTPLAVFQSNNEGSAAIAPSGVVTSVRRGEAFVMARFDTHTVGSQTLVLPAGDPFEPSADPPANYIDRLVTDKLDTLRVRPSGVADDETFLRRVTVDLVGRLPTPEEREAFLADESPQKRSDKIDALVEAPAFADLWAHRWAELLLVRTENNRVDYKPMFLYHQWLKEQIDSGRPLDEMIHDLLAASGSSFENPAVNFYQVDPDPKKIAENVAQSLLGIRVQCAQCHNHPFDRWTMDDYYGFTAYFSQIGRKTTDDYREWVVYNRGSGDATNPVTGKKLDPKPLGGDAAEVGKRDRRSVVADWVTSPENPYFATSVANRVWASLFGVGIVEPVDDVRVSNPPSNPELFEALGAKLVEYDFDTRQLVRDICNSHTYQRSGETNASNAEDLRNFSHAVPRRMGAEVLLDCVCQVTESPEKLPGLPLGAHAVQVADGRAGNYFLTTFGRSKRETVCACESRSDPTLSQALHLLNGGSVHGKAYGSKLAPDLWAAQGNDPAKVIDAFYVRCLTRLPTEAERAKLTALVADSNDKVGALRDVLWALLNSREFLFNH, encoded by the coding sequence ATGAGGCCAAAAGTAACCCGAGGAAAGAAGCTGCGCTACGGGATCGCTGCGCTGCTCGCGGCCTGCTTGGCGCCGTGCGCGGGGGCCCAAGAGGACGCGGCCGCGTACGTGCGGCTGGACGTCTACCCGCCGCAGGTAACGCTGCACTGGCGTGGTCAGACGCAGCGGCTCGTGGCGGTCGCCACCCGCGCCGACGGCGTTACGCAGGACGTGACCGACGAGGTGGCGTGGGGGTCCGACGCCGAAGGGGTTCAGGTGGAAGGGGGCTTGGTGCGCGCAGCAGGGGCAGGGGCCGCACGCGTGCGGGCCGAACTCGGTGGGCTGTCGGCCGAGCTCGACCTGCAGGCCGCCAGCGACAACGCCGCGCCCCCGACCAGCTTCTGCTGCGACGTGATGCCGGTGCTGACCCGCGCGGGCTGCAACTCGGGGGGGTGCCACGGCTCGTCCCGCGGCAAGGACGGCTTCCGCATGTCTCTGTTCGGGTTCGACCCGGCGGGCGACCACTTCCGGCTAACGCGAGAAGAAGCCACCCGCCGCGTCAACCTGGCGCTGCCCGAGGAGAGCCTGGTGCTGAAGAAGGCGACGGGCGCCGTGCCGCACACCGGGGGCAAGCTGTTCGATCAAGACAGCCAGTACTACCAGGCGCTGCGTGACTGGATCGCGGGGGGCGCCGCCAACGACGTCGCCGACGCGCTGGCCGTTGAGTCGGTCGAGCTGTTCCCGCCACGGATCGTGTTGGAAGGCGCCGGCGCCGAGCAGCGGCTGGTCGCCGTGGCCCACTACTCCGACGGCACGTCGCGCGACGTAACGCCGTTGGCCGTTTTTCAGTCGAACAATGAAGGGTCGGCCGCCATCGCCCCCTCGGGCGTCGTGACCAGCGTCCGCCGCGGCGAGGCCTTCGTGATGGCGCGGTTCGACACGCACACGGTGGGGAGCCAAACGCTGGTGCTGCCGGCCGGCGACCCCTTTGAGCCGAGCGCGGACCCGCCGGCGAACTACATCGACCGCCTGGTGACGGACAAGCTCGACACGCTCCGCGTGAGGCCCAGCGGCGTCGCGGACGACGAGACTTTCCTCCGCCGGGTGACGGTCGACCTGGTCGGCCGGCTGCCGACCCCCGAGGAGCGTGAGGCGTTCCTGGCGGACGAGAGCCCCCAGAAGCGGTCGGACAAGATCGACGCCCTCGTCGAGGCGCCGGCGTTTGCCGACCTGTGGGCCCACCGCTGGGCGGAGCTGCTGCTGGTGCGGACCGAGAACAACCGCGTCGACTACAAGCCGATGTTCCTCTACCACCAGTGGCTCAAGGAGCAGATCGACTCCGGCCGGCCGCTGGACGAGATGATCCACGACCTGCTGGCCGCCTCCGGGAGTTCGTTCGAGAACCCCGCGGTGAACTTCTACCAGGTCGACCCCGACCCCAAGAAGATCGCAGAGAACGTGGCGCAGAGCCTGCTCGGCATCCGGGTGCAGTGCGCGCAGTGCCACAACCACCCGTTCGACCGCTGGACGATGGACGACTACTACGGCTTCACGGCCTACTTCAGCCAGATCGGCCGCAAGACGACGGACGACTACCGCGAGTGGGTGGTGTACAACCGCGGCTCGGGGGACGCCACGAACCCGGTGACCGGCAAGAAGCTTGACCCCAAGCCTCTTGGGGGAGATGCGGCCGAGGTCGGCAAGCGCGACCGCCGCAGCGTGGTGGCGGACTGGGTCACCTCGCCGGAGAACCCGTACTTCGCCACGAGCGTCGCCAACCGGGTGTGGGCGTCGCTGTTCGGCGTCGGCATCGTCGAGCCGGTCGACGACGTCCGCGTCAGCAACCCGCCCAGCAACCCGGAGTTGTTCGAAGCCCTCGGCGCCAAGCTGGTGGAGTATGATTTCGACACCCGGCAACTGGTGCGAGACATCTGCAACTCGCACACCTACCAACGCTCCGGCGAGACCAACGCGTCCAACGCAGAAGACCTGCGCAATTTTTCGCACGCCGTCCCTCGGCGGATGGGCGCCGAGGTGCTGCTGGACTGCGTCTGCCAAGTGACCGAGTCGCCCGAGAAACTCCCCGGCCTGCCGCTGGGCGCCCACGCGGTGCAGGTGGCCGACGGGCGTGCGGGCAACTACTTCCTCACCACCTTCGGCCGGTCGAAGCGAGAAACCGTGTGCGCCTGCGAGTCGCGCTCCGACCCCACGCTGTCGCAGGCGCTGCACCTGCTCAACGGCGGGTCGGTGCACGGCAAGGCCTACGGATCGAAGCTCGCCCCCGACCTGTGGGCCGCCCAGGGCAACGACCCCGCCAAGGTGATCGACGCGTTCTACGTACGCTGCCTCACGCGGCTGCCGACCGAGGCCGAGCGGGCGAAGCTGACCGCGCTCGTGGCGGACTCGAACGACAAGGTTGGGGCGCTCCGCGACGTGCTGTGGGCGCTGCTGAACTCGCGCGAGTTCTTGTTCAACCACTAA